The Magallana gigas chromosome 6, xbMagGiga1.1, whole genome shotgun sequence genome includes the window TCATTGAAAGAAATGTTATGGATTTGGGAGCAGTTTTAAAACTGAACACTAACTATGAAAACCAAACTTTACATACTTATTAAAAAGGTTTAGATCTTTCAACtggaagagagaaaaaaaatggctCTCAAAAACTGTGAAGGTCTTTTCTTAAGTTTCTGACCATTCATCAAGCATGTTCATAATCCAAAAGCATTTTTTGAACCATATTTAAACAGAATCTACATTCTACAGTTTATCATGTTGAAAAAGAAAACCCACCAAGAAAATGAGGCAAACCTTGGTCATGGAGACTCTTTGCCCAATCAACCTTTTTGTGTATTCTATAAGAATAAACAAGATCCAGACTGTCATACCTCTAGGAACCTGATATTTCTTCCCATCATTCCTGATGTACTGATTCTCCAATAGTTTTTCTTTTTCGTTCTCCATCTGAAATACTGTTTACAGagacaaataaatcatttattcaccaaaacaaaatacataaaagTTTGGGCTTATTTTTATCAGTATTTATAGCAGTATTTACAGTAGTTCTCTCCAAGAGTCCCTCAAGAAATACTTTAATTTCAAGTTACTAGAATTGGACAAGATGAACAATAATTGATGTACCCCTTTCCTCTTCCCTGAGTTTTGTGTCCTCTTGCTGGAGTCGTGACAATTTTTCTTTCACACTCTCCAAGCTTTCCTTCTTGGTTTGACTGGACTCTTCCCTGcaatgaataaaattgaaacaaattatatacaaaaatctCATTAATTACTGTTTTATCATTATGTTTTCAGTACCGGTAATAACCATAAACCTTACCTTTTTACCCAAACAGGTTCCGCCTCATCTGGGTCATCTTTGTAAGGTTGAGACACAGTCTTGCTCTGTTGAATAGCAGTCTTGATATCAGCTATGGCAGTATCGAGTGCTTCCCGTTTGGCTTTCAGATCCTCCATAATGGCTTTGGTATCCATCTCCTTTGGTTTGCTCTTCTCTTTAATACCATACTCCCTATCCAGGTTTTCTAACTCCTGTGCTATATCAGCTCTCTGCCTAGATCTCAGCATGGCTGACGGGGACTTGTAGACATGGTTAGAGCTACCTTCCTCAGTGTCACTCGCCTGGCTGCTAGATAAGCCATCCTCTACTATAGGCATTCCAATGCCGTTTTTCTCTCCATCTGATATAATACTTTCCACCTCCACACTATCACATTCAGTGTTTTCTGGGGACAGTGAAAAGGCCTGCTTCTCCTCTATCTGGGGACTATCAGCTGAATCTAAGGGAATCTCTGTTAACATGTCCTCACTTAAATTTTGCATTGTATTTGTATACTCCATGGTTTGTAGACTATGAGATTTTTCTGGTGAATTCTCTCTTGAAAAGTCATCAGAATTTGAGAACCCACTGAGAGTCATACCATTTTTCTTGGCCTCCTCTGCACTAGAATAAGCCAGTCTCATTCCAACATATGAGTCTCCATCTTGAACTCTGGCATACTTAACATAGTCATATTCATTTTCCACTTCATTACCAGGGGACGATAAACTATTCACAATATTTCCCTGATTATcaatttccttcatatttctaGCATCAATAACCAAGTCCTCCTCAAGGTTTTCTTTTACATGGGGTTGTATGAAACACTGGGGTCTCACGTTGGCCATTTTCACCAACTGAACAACTTCTTCCTCCTCGATTGTGTCTTCAGTTCGATTGCCATCACTCGTGTTACTTGAATTGTCCCCTGTTTTGTTTAAGCGATTGTGTGTTGATTTTTCTAACTCCCGTTCAGCACTTGAAGTATCCCTCCCACTCCCAACTGATCCCTCCCTATCACTTCCACTGCCCATGGACCCCTCTCCTACTCTACATGCCATGCCTGGTGACTGTTTCCCAGACCTTATCTTGGGCTTAGCTCCCTGTGCACTAAAGATTATACTATCAATGTCTTTTTCATAATTCTTAACTTCTCCCATCACTGGAATGTTATTCCTAATTTCCAagctatttcttttatttactattttatCACTTTGCAAGCCTTCTGCTTTACCCTCCCTGCTTAGAGGAAagctactttcactttcaccTTTTGCAACTGACTGTCTACTAATACGGTCTAATTCATCTTTAGTCACCATGGTATCACGTCTCTCACTCTTCACAAACTCTTCACACGCGTCCTGCTTGCACTTTGACGATATTGCACAGGGTAGGTCTTTAATATCACAGCTTAGTGCCACTTCCTTGGGAAAGTCCACAAAGTCTGAGGGAATGGAGTCTGTGCTGTCTTCACTTTCCTGGCGGGATAAAACAACTCCACTTCCCTCTCCTTCCTCCAAGAGGTTCTGATAAGACAAGGTGCTTATTTCACTTGGATGTCGGGAACTCTCCTCCTCAAACTGCACTTCCAGACTGAAGTTATCGCTGCGAGGGGAAAACGGCCGTCCGGATGGGTCGCCTCCACAAGCCCCTTCTGCCAGATATGGCTCTGACGGCTCTGGTTTCACATCATCCAAGTTGATCTCATCCTCGATATCAGACATAATGTTGTTTCACACCTGCAAAAAAGTCAAATCAATGTGGTCTATCACAGTAGTAGAATTATAAGCACTGGTCTCTTTTACTGGAAATCCCTTGGCGTTTAAAGGCAATCAATATTATTGCAACATGTAACATTGGTTAACAGCATTAGAAGGAAATACTGAGAGACTTCTATGTTGAATTACTAATATTGTCTCGATCAATGTTGCTTTAATAATTGATTTCCTTATGCACAAGACTTTTATACATGTGGTTCTTGAGGTTTTTCTAACAGAATTACTGCACTATTTTTGGTGAACGTTACTTTCCATAAAATGGTATAAACAACCTCTGGAGTCAATTTTCTTTGCAAATCCCAGTAATGCACCAAGCTTTCTTATCAATACTTAAATCTCTAAAAAGAAGGCTTTGCTTCAAGATTTGTGTAATGCATGCTCTACCATTCACAACAAAATACTCATCTCTGTCCATTTTCAAGAATCTTTCTTAAGAAGGGTACTCAATTAAACAGttcatgaaataataattttgaaataaatatcaaatctaataaacaaaaaaagaaacattttgagacaattatcatgaaaattctaagaAAAATAGGTTCAGGTACAcatcaaataaaatacacaatatGTTCAACTTCAAATAATCATAAATGAAAGATAGAATGATATACTATATCACATGTTTATGAAGCATGCAGTTGTAAATTGTTAGCATCTTTCTACATTACCTGTCTATATTTGATTTACActaattatttatcattttaattctaCAGGGAAAATATCCTATAAACTTGATAAATTTTTGCTGATCCAAAAGATTTAACACTTTTAATCTTAGCAACAGGCAACATGAAGCATACAATGGTAAATTCTCTCTATGAGAAGTTCATGCATTTACCTGAGAAGTGAGCCTGGACACACCTTTCATCTGCTTCACACCATCACCATCCTAAATCTGTGTGGAAAAACAAGAAAATTCAACATCAATAAACCTATTCCATACCATTCaactacaaataaaatggatgacaataacataaaattatttttctgcatTGTCTTTAGTCCATCAGATAGATAAATGGTTCATGCAGTGTGTCTTTTGATGCAGGCACCAATCTGTTTCATATGAGTttcatctttatgaaaaaaTGCACTGAAATATCAGATATTGCTTCTCTGACAATCCCTCTGTACAATCCTTGTGATAACCATGGCTAGTGTCCAGTTTCCACATTGTATTGATTCCAGTTTTACTGCCTTcccttttacatgtattagcatGATTAGAGTGCTATTAAATTGCAGAGCATGGGAAATTTGAAGGCCATGCAGAACAAACTTATCAATAACCTCTGATGCTACATGCAGTGAGTATGGTGACAACAGTCTTCAACATGAAGTCTACAGATATAATCTTTTCAATTATTATCTTTTCAATTAATTCACGCCTCCCTTACCCTCTGTCTACATagcacaaatatttttttaatcaaattttcagaATTCGGATCCATTCATCTTTTTGTAACAATGgaacattaaacaaaaaattcagtCTGTGACTCAGATGACTCTTATTCCTAATCACAAAACTACAATTACACTTAATTATTTAATCTAGGAACATAACTAatactttttcttctttttttaagtttaaaaataaatcatatatcatacattgttttagaaaaaagaaTGTCATTGACATTAGttcaatgttattttcattgttGATATATTGCTGAATTATAACATTACCTTTTCAGATCAGAGTAACAAAACTCTAGAACATAATTAAAACCTTGAACTTTTTTGCTATCTATCAAAAACAGGAAATGACATTGAAGAAGACACAGCAGAACACATTAGCAGACTGTATCAAAGCCACAGTGCAAAGGTTTCACTGATCATGACGTAAACACAAAACTATCATGAAGATAGAGATTTCCACAATACAGCAAAGTCTcactatctaaaaaaaaaaaaatcaccatttctactgaatttttgaaaatctaatCAGTTATTGATTTTCCATGTTTCAGAATCGAGAGACTGGTCTCTGCAGTTGTTCAGACCAAATACCCTAGGTGCAACAACTCTTTGTTATTCATGTATCACTTGTATTGATCATAGTTATTACAGTGCACAGTCAATGGTGCATCATGTCGCTGTTCTCTCACAGTTAGACGACAGGCCATCAAATATCTAACCTGtctttaattcagttttaatttaGATCATTTTTAATATCACCTGTCTGAATTATAGTATGTCAGCTTTCTTATTCTGATTCAATTTAAACCAGGCACAggtatatatatacttgtatataaataaatacatgtataaacaaacaagaatagctcatcaatttatcatttaaaaatataacactcAAAGTATCATGGTCCATCAGTATTATGAAGCAATGTAAACATATCATATAGAGATTTTTATACCatgatttttaacttcttaCTCATTAGATtaagtacatttatttgtttgaCAAAGGAATTGATCTTAATTGTTATCTTTACCgattatttatttgaataacTAATTAAGCttggttaaaattttaaaaaataaaatgaagagaTCTATTGTGAAAGCCAGTAAGCGTAGCTATGGTTCAACAATCATAGAGTAAATGCAGATGAAAGCAGACTTGACTTCATATGATGCTTTTCTTCTGGAACAAGATTGTAAAATAGAAGTCATGGCCAGTCTGACTATACTTATAGTCATATACTTATAGTCAGACCActcaaatgcaaaataaaataattttccgTAGAAATTAACTGTCATGAATACATTCTTTAACAATaggtaaaatcaaattttataattctaaTCTCAAAGTACACATTTTACTggtttatgaattttaaaccaTTTTCAGTACTGAATTAAAACGTAATGTGGCTtgtgaaaaattattatcaaaatttaaaggtCATAAgataaactttcatttttagACTTGAAATGGATAAGCATTCTAAGAaggaatcaattttttttaggaattttgACCTCTTTGGCTATTTCTGAAGACAAAACTTTCACGTTTTACGTataaaacatgacgtcataatgtagactgagcacacAACGTTTAGTTTATCTTTGACTCATGATTTGTGTAGGCAGGTGGATCCTATACTTTCTGCGTTTCAAACCATTTATTTCTGCTCTTGGCCTTACAGTCCCATTGTATATATctttcatgaaaatattttgtttgttcaagcaattGTTAAATGtcttctgtaaaaaaaaaaaaactgcttgaaaacaagctgtttaatgttaaaaatacgAAAATGGCAGGGAAAggtttataacttttttatgcGATTTTAGGCAtttagatcaaaatgaaaattttcaaaaaaacttCATAAGTATATCTGTACTAAGGAAACAAAGAATAATAGTAACTTAATGATGTTTATTATAGGGTGCTATATTTGGCCCGTATCATAAACATAGTCCTTTCAAGTTCCTTGACTGGTGATTTTATGATAACCATGCAGCTGCACCATTATCTACAGTCTTACAAAATTGCTGTCCTTTCTTTCCTTAAAATGTCTTAAGCTATtacaaaatgtaattattaaagtacattttgttgaacatattatatagggtccacgcagaaaatatataagcgaggttaaaccggatgctatggggaaaattcagcctgcgcatgagctagcctggttcctgtgcgtagctcagggaaccaggctagcacacgtttatctgaatcaggatcgggattccgtgccatatgcacacataagttcaaaggcgctgtaattgtaaagttgtcggtaaacagtacagaaacaaagtattcctttaaaaaatgattggcatgtgatatgaactatcagtattatgaaataagttattgttatgccgaaactacaacatgcatcaaatagcatgatttgcaatgttttgttgttttccgaatacacaagtaacttaactttacttttatagtaggtgaggctagagaacttcccgattaaattttttaagcatttaagtatgattgaataattatgtcactgtataaaagtttaaatctcaagaaaaatgcatcatatGTCACTGCATAggtaacaaagtagtgcgaatcgtaatgtgtgcgcaaataatAGAATTCATCAGATGCCTTATActgtacatgcaaacttcattcatagatagatcataattattttagaagtatgaatcctttaaattctgagataaaaagtcagggctatacaaacatgtatatgtaatacaacgtacaaatttagtggttaaaagcagagggctagagtctgTGGAATCTCTTATATtaaatcttaaggctttcactttttcgttggaaacacatacAAATGGTCCACATATTGTTGTCCTTTTtgaaaggacagcaacttgtattaatttatagGTGTTGAGCATGATCAGAACTatgcataaaacagcttgttcaGACTTTGGCTTCACAGACTGCCGAAGGACTGTACCAGGGACATTATCCTAGAAAATATGTCCCTGACAGTGTATATAGAGCTGAACATGTGCACATGACATGTGGTACAAACCACAACTGACAGCAGCTGCTGTCCCCAACTCCCAGCAGATTCAGAACTCAACTATTCACATGCTTTCATTCAAATTCCATTATATTAAccacataaatatattttaccatGTGCACCTTATTAACATTCCATTGTTCCGATTTAGTTAGTCACCAATATTCTGCATACATTcttcaaaaaatcaatatttcacTATCCCAGTGACATCATCAATATTTACCGTTGTTTCTTTGCATTTGGCTATGACATCCAAGTTATCCACAGCACTAAATAAACGAGACGGATCAATGCATATGATTTTCTCTCACAATTTCAATGAATTAGTTACTTTCATTAGAAAAAGTGTATTTATTTATCTCAGTTGCCGCATCATTATGGGTTCAGTACAAGTGCTGCCATCTAGCAGACGAAAATGTTGACAGGAAGTGCGACGATTGAAAAAAGTACCATAACGGACAATCCATTAATTTTGATACAACTACatggtaaataaatatttggctccattaacataaaataatttgatttttaaaaaaattaagaatatgGACGAAGATTAATTCAAGTTTATGTCTTGATTTCCAAATAAACTTATCTATTTTCCATTTTTGCCCGActttataatttcaaaagtaaataatattgtaaaaagttaattTTGCGAATCTTCTCAGATTTTAATTAAATCCAATGGtagatttatttatctaatcaGAAACATTGAATTGTAAGGGGTTTTTGAGGTCTCCTTGTGTCTGGGGTGCACAACTAATTCGACTCTAATACATTTCGCACCCTAAGCGCACACATTTGAAATTGCGATTTGTCTTTAATGAAGATTAGTGAAATATGTTTATTGCTGGGTTGCTGTTTGTTCTTGTGGAGATAACATAATTATAGAATTACtagatatataattttgatataattctACTAATTAATGATAAAGAGTTTAACgttgtttaaaaatcatatgtCTTCGCAAGCTGAGTATCCGACTTTTCAAGAGACAATCAAACTGGATTTGAATTGAGTATTGGCTACTTGAGATGCCtgtaaattaaagatttaaataataatttttactgaGGTATTCAGGCATTCATCAAGtcacatcattttttttttcagtagaattttaattaaatcaaagatttttttaggTCGTTCCACGACGGCATTTATTCTGACGAGTCTGTTTTGTCCAAATACCTTTTAATTTAATGAAACATGAATTTGAGCTGAggcataaatattttatttatgtttcagATTTGAGTGATAAATTTGAACGCGTCAAACTTACATTTATTTCTCAaccgttaaaaagatataatcaAATAtgataacaacaaaaaatattttgggtaATTTAAGAGTCAACATCGCGGATAATATCGGacttaaaaaacattttcattcttgttttggtttttataGTTTACAAGTGCTTTATCAATGCATTTCTTCAATTCATTTCTAATGATtagccaaaatttgagtgtcagtcgaaGAGttaattataagcaagatacatagctcATAATATTctttgctacatgtacatatgtatataaacaagGCTCGTACCACGTTTTTCTTACACGGCTTcaagttctttttcaagctgatttttctatttGCTAATTTCTTTTGAACATAAAAAAGCACTTCCTAGCGTAAAACTTGCAGCATGGAGtttacaaaatgtaaacaaaaaaaacatgattCGAACTTTGTTTACAAACTCGGAGCTGCGGGTTCTGAATCTCGCATAAAACTCGACGATTGAAATACAAATTTTGACTGAATATTTGtaaagcattgttaacattaaacggaaaaatgaatttgaccaaaatcgtgaccatgtccctttaagcagtttaaatggggggggggggggggggtcaatgtATTCGTAATCAGTGTTAGCATCAAGTTTAGCGCACTGAATGTGATCGACTAAAAAATATTCCAAccaattttaattacaaatatgattttaaagtaGCTATTATAAACACTTTAATGCATGAAGCTTTCTCATTTTAGTTAGCAAAAGTTAGTTAACTATATTTCTGTTATCACCCTGTGAAGTATAAGTCAGTTCTTGGTAAAAATAGAATACATGCACGTACTCTAGATCTagatttaatcaaagtactgaagtactgacgggagttgattttatcgattatcatttgttttaaaatcaatttatcttgcatagcaattagtttctagtttgtatttgaattaagcacttttttataatatgaatttttagacttttccgacaagaatttcctgaaaccccatatgaatcatgttgtgtaatatttaaagatagatttcaacaactagtatgtattagttatcgaaacaattctaaaaattgtatggatccaagcactgttgatatcgaactctagtctcgttttACTAGACGCTCGATCGGCTGTCTCAGTTAATATCCGACTAGCAAGGGCgcccctctctgcttgtcgcagatttacggagacagccgagcgtctggtcaCAGTGAacaacgagactatattaactctggcgtaggaatacataagactacaaaaatatctaaattgttcgtagtataaaaaaattgactattttcaaagtgtttacaGATAAGTTTCcatgaaaaacaatgcttcagcatacattacatcgaatttttttctattattttcaagaacttagtcttgtcagcgCTGATGATTTGtacttaggtccaaacactgtttcactttcggtttgccagactaattgcataggagagttgatgaaactcaactcccaaaaataaaataaaatcatgtacTCGATTAATTGTTTCCGAATTCATTATCTTCTCAAAGTACATCAGATAGTGGGTTTCATGCAATATTCTGATAGGTGAAAGTATGCATGACATGACCTATCAGGGGCAtatcattcattaaaaaaactcTATGTTCTGTGTGGGAGTATATAACGTCAACACATAGGCGTcagaaccggggggggggggctttttttgCAAAGGTTTGCAGAAATATaccaaaaatacttttttcttcttcttgtttttgtttCCCTGTCCAGCTAGCTTTctgataagtctagcccccacttttaatttgcttttgacagggacgtatatacttcCCTCCTTTTGACGCCACTGCAACATTTACAAGAATCCTCATACACGGATCCAGTTCTaaactttttttcaagaaaGGGGGAGGTTTCCAAGGGATAATGTTGTGtttatcggggggggggggggggggtcaaggcCAATTTTCGTAAATTTTGAGTTTTTCCAAAGGGGTTCGGACAAATCCTCTTTCTCTATAGTTCCACGTATGATTCTCATACTTATTATCATTATCAGATAATATCTTATTATATTTCGTTCCACAGCAAAATGATtcgtatttcttttttgttggTGTTGGTGGGTAAATTATATTAGGAACAAATAGCGCTACCACCGGATTACGCGTGGCATTTCACAACATCCGAGAATACACGTGACCGTACGGTCTTTTCCGACGAGTCAACGAAGGAGGACAGCTGAACATTTTATAGTGGTTGTCCATCTAAGACTCGATCCAAGATGGTAGGCTTcatctattatttttaatgtcttTTGTCGATTATTGAATGATTGTAGTGTTTAATTTTGAAGTTTAAGAtgcaaaagaaaagaaacaatgtGTGAATTGAAGTGATAAAAAATGGTGTACCAATTTGACATACGCCGGCCATGAAGCAAATTGAAGTCCATATAGATCGTGAAACGTCATCTGTGTTTATCAGAATATGATGTGAATAGACTACCAATAagtttatttatgtattttatatgaACTTTCTCTCATCCGAGATCTCCAGACACTAATGCGTATCACAGAAATTAAACACCCTGTCCAAAATGTAGGGTGTAAACAAATGCATGAAAATTATTCACATGTAACAACTTATGGACACTTGAAAGAATTGATCTTTTATATAACATCTGTAATATCTTTCGATGTGTTAAAATTGTGCTCTCTCATTTATGAATGTTTTGGACTGCAATCGTAGAAATGTCCTGTATGTTATACAGAAGTCTACTGCTTTCTTTCCAGGTGAACTTTACCGTAGACCAGATCCGTGAGATCATGGATCGTAAACACAACATTCGTAACATGTCTGTGATTGCCCACGTTGATCACGGCAAGTCTACTCTGACTGATTCACTAGTCAGCAAGGCCGGTATCATTGCCTCGGCCAAGGCAGGAGAAACTAGATTTACAGACACTAGAAAGGATGAGCAGGAGAGATGTATTACCATCAAGTCCACGTAAGAGttgaattcaatatttcttttgtgATTGTTTGGTCTATGACCTATGTTAGGGTGAAGATGGGATCGGTAAATTGAAATGTTTGGAAGAACtctaaaattcatttcaaagaACTTTTTAGACTAAAGGGTTGTGTTTTGCCAAATGATTAACAACAAGTTCTCGGTTGATTCCTTACATAACATTCTGTTAGTACCACTGTATCTGTACTACTTTCAGTGCCATCTCTCTGTACTATGAATTGAAGAAGGAAGATTTGCAGTACATCCAGGGAGAGAGGGACCCAGAGGGCCGCAATGCTTTCTTGATCAACTTGATTGATTCCCCAGGCCACGTTGACTTTTCTTCTGAAGTAACTGCTGCTCTGCGAGTAACTGATGGAGCTCTGGTCGTTGTTGACTGCGTATctggtaaatgaattgaaacaaATGCATCACATTTTCTCcttgtattttcaattttattggtCAAACTTTTGAccaaatttgatatttacagATAAAATGTCCAAGTAACTAAACCTAAAATAGGACTTTTTGCATTTCACATTTTAGTTTGCACTTCAGTAAAACCCTAAATTGCCCAATCTGAATTCAATGCTTGATGTTTTAAAGGTGTGTGTGTGCAGACAGAAACTGTATTGAGACAGGCTATTGGAGAGAGAATCAAACCAGTTCTCTTCATGAACAAGATGGACTTGGCTTTGTTGACATTGCAGCTTGAGGCAGAGCCCCTCTACCAGGTCTTCCAGAGAATTATTGAGAACGTCAATGTCATCATTGCTACCTATGGAATCGAAGACAACCCTATGGGAGAAATTTCTGTATGTATTAGGTTGAGATacaatttgatattaaacaaataacaaaacgAAAAACAGGAATAGAGTCAATTTTCTTTTGGCCAAAAAATTTAGTTTCTTTGTTCTTAGGCCAgtattttctaaaacatttgGCTGGGcagtgtttatttttctttttatttcataaaaaagggATGCCACTTGGAAACTACAATTTAAAGTGTGTTTAATGGAAGCTTTATTTTAAGGTTAAGATACAATAATTGTTCAAGGGAAAAATAATTAGAATTGATAATTTAGGTTGACCCCAAAAAAGGAACAGTAGGATTTGGAGCTGGTCTTCACGGGTGGGCTTTCACCTTGAAAGATTTTGGAGCCATGTACAGCAAGAAGTTTGGAATTCCTGAGgataaattgatgaaaaaactGTGGGGAGACAACTTCTACAATGAGAAGGACAAGAAATGGTCCAAGGATGCCAATGCTGGAGATCGTGGATTTGTCAAGTATATCTTGACCCCTATCTACCATGTCTTCACCACCTGCATGAAGAGCCCCAAAGAGAAATCACTTGCTCTGGCTGAAAAAATGGGAGTGAAACTCACAGCTGAGGATAAGGAATTGGAAGAGAAACAGCTCCTGAAGGTGATTATGAGGAAGTGGCTCCCAGCTGGAGATGCCATGTTGCAGATGATAGTCATCCATCTTCCATCCCCCGTAACTGCTCAGCGATACCGTATGGAGAACTTGTATGAAGGACCTGATGATGATGTAGCTGCTATTGGTAAGTATGATACTTAGTTTGAGCTGAAAACTATTTATTAAACTTGGAACTAATTTTTAAGCATTGAAAAATGAAGTTGTTAATCTGAATAGCTTAGAATAGTTAAGCTATTTTATGAAGGTTCCTTTAAACGCTTGCGAAGTAATTAAGGGTGACTTTTGCTATGATGTAATTGAAATAATATGCagatttaaaaagaagaaaaaaacaactgcATAGAATTGTTCTCttctttttcatgttttttttttttttttatgtatttagcTGTAAAGAACTGCGACCCCAAGGGAGTCCTTATGATGTACATCTCCAAAATGGTACCCACCACCGACAAGGGTAGATTCTACGCTTTTGGCCGTGTCTTCTCTGGAACTGTTGCCACTGGTAT containing:
- the LOC105322410 gene encoding amyloid-beta A4 precursor protein-binding family A member 1 isoform X2 — protein: MSDIEDEINLDDVKPEPSEPYLAEGACGGDPSGRPFSPRSDNFSLEVQFEEESSRHPSEISTLSYQNLLEEGEGSGVVLSRQESEDSTDSIPSDFVDFPKEVALSCDIKDLPCAISSKCKQDACEEFVKSERRDTMVTKDELDRISRQSVAKGESESSFPLSREGKAEGLQSDKIVNKRNSLEIRNNIPVMGEVKNYEKDIDSIIFSAQGAKPKIRSGKQSPGMACRVGEGSMGSGSDREGSVGSGRDTSSAERELEKSTHNRLNKTGDNSSNTSDGNRTEDTIEEEEVVQLVKMANVRPQCFIQPHVKENLEEDLVIDARNMKEIDNQGNIVNSLSSPGNEVENEYDYVKYARVQDGDSYVGMRLAYSSAEEAKKNGMTLSGFSNSDDFSRENSPEKSHSLQTMEYTNTMQNLSEDMLTEIPLDSADSPQIEEKQAFSLSPENTECDSVEVESIISDGEKNGIGMPIVEDGLSSSQASDTEEGSSNHVYKSPSAMLRSRQRADIAQELENLDREYGIKEKSKPKEMDTKAIMEDLKAKREALDTAIADIKTAIQQSKTVSQPYKDDPDEAEPVWVKREESSQTKKESLESVKEKLSRLQQEDTKLREEERVFQMENEKEKLLENQYIRNDGKKYQVPRGYDSDDDDEEGVQYTRNIKGKKYASLPRDDSFDHGRPRQPAVNGSGHTQTQSDGSSDSNEYNYSKRNRLNSKSDTDDYGSDVEAPSKTSYVKQKPGDFDTDEETDVLLQKPYQKDSKVDIPELTQPPVNRSAQEERRTKAKEAHVLTLVSNSQTPASIHDPENPSVLIEGVLFRAQYLGSTQLISEGQPSKAMRMMQAQEAVGRIKAPEGENQPSTAVDLFVSTEKIMVLNTDLQEIMMDHSLRTISYIADIGDILVIMARRRLLSSPGEESLRKKKQAKILCHVFESEEAQLIAQSIGQAFQVAYMEFLKANGIEDPSLMKEIDYQEVLNQQEIYGEELNLFSNKERQKEVIVPKMKGEMLGIVIVESGWGSMVPTVVLANMYPSGPAARCGQLNIGDQIISINGISLVGLPLSACQNYIKTSKNQTVVKLTVVPCAPVVEVLIKRPDVKYQLGFSVQNGVICSLLRGGIAERGGVRVGHRIIEINNQSVVAVPHEKIVSLLANSVGEIHMKTMPTSIYRLLTGQETPHYQ
- the LOC105322410 gene encoding amyloid-beta A4 precursor protein-binding family A member 1 isoform X8, with protein sequence MSDIEDEINLDDVKPEPSEPYLAEGACGGDPSGRPFSPRSDNFSLEVQFEEESSRHPSEISTLSYQNLLEEGEGSGVVLSRQESEDSTDSIPSDFVDFPKEVALSCDIKDLPCAISSKCKQDACEEFVKSERRDTMVTKDELDRISRQSVAKGESESSFPLSREGKAEGLQSDKIVNKRNSLEIRNNIPVMGEVKNYEKDIDSIIFSAQGAKPKIRSGKQSPGMACRVGEGSMGSGSDREGSVGSGRDTSSAERELEKSTHNRLNKTGDNSSNTSDGNRTEDTIEEEEVVQLVKMANVRPQCFIQPHVKENLEEDLVIDARNMKEIDNQGNIVNSLSSPGNEVENEYDYVKYARVQDGDSYVGMRLAYSSAEEAKKNGMTLSGFSNSDDFSRENSPEKSHSLQTMEYTNTMQNLSEDMLTEIPLDSADSPQIEEKQAFSLSPENTECDSVEVESIISDGEKNGIGMPIVEDGLSSSQASDTEEGSSNHVYKSPSAMLRSRQRADIAQELENLDREYGIKEKSKPKEMDTKAIMEDLKAKREALDTAIADIKTAIQQSKTVSQPYKDDPDEAEPVWVKREESSQTKKESLESVKEKLSRLQQEDTKLREEERVFQMENEKEKLLENQYIRNDGKKYQVPRGYDSDDDDEEGVQYTRNIKGKKYASLPRDDSFDHGRPRQPAVNGSGHTQTQSDGSSDSNEYNYSKRNRLNSKSDTDDYGSDVEAPSKTSYVKQKPGDFDTDEETDVLLQKPYQKDSKVDIPELTQPPVNRSAQQEERRTKAKEVLIEGVLFRAQYLGSTQLISEGQPSKAMRMMQAQEAVGRIKAPEGENQPSTAVDLFVSTEKIMVLNTDLQEIMMDHSLRTISYIADIGDILVIMARRRLLSSPGEESLRKKKQAKILCHVFESEEAQLIAQSIGQAFQVAYMEFLKANGIEDPSLMKEIDYQEVLNQQEIYGEELNLFSNKERQKEVIVPKMKGEMLGIVIVESGWGSMVPTVVLANMYPSGPAARCGQLNIGDQIISINGISLVGLPLSACQNYIKTSKNQTVVKLTVVPCAPVVEVLIKRPDVKYQLGFSVQNGVICSLLRGGIAERGGVRVGHRIIEINNQSVVAVPHEKIVSLLANSVGEIHMKTMPTSIYRLLTGQETPHYQ